The Callithrix jacchus isolate 240 chromosome 20, calJac240_pri, whole genome shotgun sequence genome has a window encoding:
- the IST1 gene encoding IST1 homolog isoform X2 — protein sequence MLGSGFKAERLRVNLRLVINRLKLLEKKKTELAQKARKEIADYLAAGKDERARIRVEHIIREDYLVEAMEILELYCDLLLARFGLIQSMKELDSGLAESVSTLIWAAPRLQSEVAELKIVADQLCAKYSKEYGKLCRTNQIGTVNDRLMHKLSVEAPPKILVERYLIEIAKNYNVPYEPDSVVMAEAPPGVETDLIDVGFTDDVKKGGPGRGGGGGGGFIAPVGGPDGTVPMPMPMPMPSANTPFSYPLPKGPSDFNGLPVGTYQAFPNIHPPQIPATPPSYESVDDINADKNISSAQIVGPGPKPDASAKLPSRPVDHYDNFVLPELPSVPDTLPTASAGANTSASEDIDFDDLSRRFEELKKKT from the exons ATGCTGGGCTCTGGATTTAAAGCTGAGCGCTTAAGAGTCAATTTGAGATTAGTCATAAATCGCCTTAaacttttggagaaaaaaaaaa CGGAACTGGcccagaaagcaaggaaggagatTGCCGACTATCTGGCTGCTGGGAAAGATGAACGAGCTCGGATCCGTGTGGAGCACATTATCCGGGAAGACTACCTTGTGGAGGCCATGGAGATCCTGGAGCTGTACTGTGATCTGCTGCTGGCTCGGTTTGGCCTTATCCAGTCTATGAA GGAGCTAGATTCTGGTCTGGCTGAATCTGTGTCTACACTGATCTGGGCTGCTCCTCGACTCCAGTCAGAAGTGGCTGAGTTGAAAATA GTTGCTGATCAGCTCTGTGCCAAGTATAGCAAGGAATATGGCAAGTTATGTAGGACCAACCAGATTGGAACTGTGAATGACAGG CTAATGCACAAACTGAGTGTGGAAGCCCCACCTAAAATCCTGGTGGAGAGATACCTGATTGAAATTGCGAAGAATTACAATGTACCCTATGAGCCTGACTCTGTGGTCATG gcagAAGCCCCACCTGGGGTAGAGACAGATCTTATTGATGTTGGGTTCACAGATGATGTGAAGAAAGGAGGccctggaagaggaggaggagggggtggtGGCTTCATAGCACCAGTTGGTGGACCTGATGGAACAGTGCCAATGCCCATGCCCATGcccatgccatctgcaaatacgCCTTTCTCATATCCACTGCCAAAGGGACCA TCTGATTTCAATGGATTGCCAGTGGGGACTTATCAGGCCTTTCCCAATATTCATCCACCTCAGATACCAGCAACTCCCCCATCGTATGAATCT GTTGATGACATTAATGCTGATAAGAATATCTCTTCTGCACAGATTGTTG GTCCTGGACCCAAGCCAGATGCCTCTGCGAAGCTTCCTTCCAGACCTGTGGATCACTATGACAACTTTGTCTTACCAGAGTTGCCGTCTGTGCCAGACACACTACCAACTGCATCTGCTGGTGCcaacacctcagcctctgaagacATTGATTTTGATGATCTTTCACGGAGGTTTGAagagctgaaaaagaaaacatag
- the IST1 gene encoding IST1 homolog isoform X3, translated as MHKLSVEAPPKILVERYLIEIAKNYNVPYEPDSVVMAEAPPGVETDLIDVGFTDDVKKGGPGRGGGGGGGFIAPVGGPDGTVPMPMPMPMPSANTPFSYPLPKGPSDFNGLPVGTYQAFPNIHPPQIPATPPSYESVDDINADKNISSAQIVGPGPKPDASAKLPSRPVDHYDNFVLPELPSVPDTLPTASAGANTSASEDIDFDDLSRRFEELKKKT; from the exons ATGCACAAACTGAGTGTGGAAGCCCCACCTAAAATCCTGGTGGAGAGATACCTGATTGAAATTGCGAAGAATTACAATGTACCCTATGAGCCTGACTCTGTGGTCATG gcagAAGCCCCACCTGGGGTAGAGACAGATCTTATTGATGTTGGGTTCACAGATGATGTGAAGAAAGGAGGccctggaagaggaggaggagggggtggtGGCTTCATAGCACCAGTTGGTGGACCTGATGGAACAGTGCCAATGCCCATGCCCATGcccatgccatctgcaaatacgCCTTTCTCATATCCACTGCCAAAGGGACCA TCTGATTTCAATGGATTGCCAGTGGGGACTTATCAGGCCTTTCCCAATATTCATCCACCTCAGATACCAGCAACTCCCCCATCGTATGAATCT GTTGATGACATTAATGCTGATAAGAATATCTCTTCTGCACAGATTGTTG GTCCTGGACCCAAGCCAGATGCCTCTGCGAAGCTTCCTTCCAGACCTGTGGATCACTATGACAACTTTGTCTTACCAGAGTTGCCGTCTGTGCCAGACACACTACCAACTGCATCTGCTGGTGCcaacacctcagcctctgaagacATTGATTTTGATGATCTTTCACGGAGGTTTGAagagctgaaaaagaaaacatag
- the IST1 gene encoding IST1 homolog isoform X1 produces the protein MLGSGFKAERLRVNLRLVINRLKLLEKKKTELAQKARKEIADYLAAGKDERARIRVEHIIREDYLVEAMEILELYCDLLLARFGLIQSMKELDSGLAESVSTLIWAAPRLQSEVAELKIVADQLCAKYSKEYGKLCRTNQIGTVNDRLMHKLSVEAPPKILVERYLIEIAKNYNVPYEPDSVVMAEAPPGVETDLIDVGFTDDVKKGGPGRGGGGGGGFIAPVGGPDGTVPMPMPMPMPSANTPFSYPLPKGPSDFNGLPVGTYQAFPNIHPPQIPATPPSYESSWNEVENLHQYLRTWFLQIYSGMLSLCPKVSVWLMTLMLIRISLLHRLLVLDPSQMPLRSFLPDLWITMTTLSYQSCRLCQTHYQLHLLVPTPQPLKTLILMIFHGGLKS, from the exons ATGCTGGGCTCTGGATTTAAAGCTGAGCGCTTAAGAGTCAATTTGAGATTAGTCATAAATCGCCTTAaacttttggagaaaaaaaaaa CGGAACTGGcccagaaagcaaggaaggagatTGCCGACTATCTGGCTGCTGGGAAAGATGAACGAGCTCGGATCCGTGTGGAGCACATTATCCGGGAAGACTACCTTGTGGAGGCCATGGAGATCCTGGAGCTGTACTGTGATCTGCTGCTGGCTCGGTTTGGCCTTATCCAGTCTATGAA GGAGCTAGATTCTGGTCTGGCTGAATCTGTGTCTACACTGATCTGGGCTGCTCCTCGACTCCAGTCAGAAGTGGCTGAGTTGAAAATA GTTGCTGATCAGCTCTGTGCCAAGTATAGCAAGGAATATGGCAAGTTATGTAGGACCAACCAGATTGGAACTGTGAATGACAGG CTAATGCACAAACTGAGTGTGGAAGCCCCACCTAAAATCCTGGTGGAGAGATACCTGATTGAAATTGCGAAGAATTACAATGTACCCTATGAGCCTGACTCTGTGGTCATG gcagAAGCCCCACCTGGGGTAGAGACAGATCTTATTGATGTTGGGTTCACAGATGATGTGAAGAAAGGAGGccctggaagaggaggaggagggggtggtGGCTTCATAGCACCAGTTGGTGGACCTGATGGAACAGTGCCAATGCCCATGCCCATGcccatgccatctgcaaatacgCCTTTCTCATATCCACTGCCAAAGGGACCA TCTGATTTCAATGGATTGCCAGTGGGGACTTATCAGGCCTTTCCCAATATTCATCCACCTCAGATACCAGCAACTCCCCCATCGTATGAATCT AGCTGGAATGAGGTCGAAAACCTTCATCAGTATTTGAGGACTTGGTTCTTACAGATATATTCAGGAATGCTTTCTCTTTGCCCAAAGGTGTCAGTGtg GTTGATGACATTAATGCTGATAAGAATATCTCTTCTGCACAGATTGTTG GTCCTGGACCCAAGCCAGATGCCTCTGCGAAGCTTCCTTCCAGACCTGTGGATCACTATGACAACTTTGTCTTACCAGAGTTGCCGTCTGTGCCAGACACACTACCAACTGCATCTGCTGGTGCcaacacctcagcctctgaagacATTGATTTTGATGATCTTTCACGGAGGTTTGAagagctga